The Homo sapiens chromosome 10, GRCh38.p14 Primary Assembly sequence AATTTTGCGGTGTTTAAGCcacaagtttgtggtaattttttaggGCAGCATTAGAAACTTAATTCCTTTCTAAGTGAATTCAATGATATTTTAATGACTCGGTATGTTGGACAAGATTCTCTCCTTCTAAGGACTCATGAGATTGGATTGGCTCCACCCACATTGCCCAGGATAATCTCTCTTGCTCAGGCTCAGATCCTTcctcacatctgcaaagtcccttttgccatgtaaggtacaAGAGTGAAGTCAGACAGTCaccttaggccaggagttcaagaccagcctgggagagaaccccatagcaagaccccacagacagactgtctctacaaaaaaaaacaaaaataaaaatagctgggcatatgcctgtagttccagccacccAGAGGAGGGAAGGTTGCTTGAGTCAtggaggtcaagactgcaatgagctatgaacgcaccactacactccagcctgggcaacagagtgagaccctgtctcaaaaaaagagaaaagagaaagaaacgtAAATTGTATTCATCTCATTCTGCTCAAAGAAGTACAAACTGCATCCTTTGAGTGAATTGCTTATGGAAAGCAGCTGGCAGGCAGCTTCCTTTTTCTTACTGAAGACATCAAATATCTCTATACATGAAAGCACAGTAGGGTTGTTTGTCCATCCCCCTGCTTTAGGGGAGGGCTTCATAAAACTGTCTACAAGGAATAAGTCATCTTTGGACAAGTCAGCCGCAGGATCCTGAGTGTCACCTTGGAAACTGTTGCATAATTTACCAATCTTGAACAGACCTATTTGCAAGTCTGAACTCCAAATTTTAGTTAAAGCAAGACATGGTTGGTGATCCCATTGTCGGCTTTCTCACCTGGTCCTGAGGATGGCATCACTGGAAAGTCAGAGCCTCACCTGAGCAGGCGACGTGGCAGTGGTTGTTCTCCTTCAGCTTTCCGCGTCTGCACCACGCGAAGCTGTTGATCTGGAAGATGCCGTAGTCGATGCTGCCGTCATCCAGGACCGTCTGGGCTGTGGTGTTGTAGCCGCTCTCATAATACGCCATGCAGATCCCTGGAGGGGGGAAAGCCAGAAACGCCAGCAAAGGAGGTGCCATCTTTTGCTCTAAGCTTGGTCTAAGGGCAAGTTTCCTCATCCCTGTTACCTGACTGCTTCCTCCCAATACACCTTGGGCAGGGCAGGGCGGGCATGTGCCCAGGGGGCACACGAGGGGCACATCAGGGGCTGGGATGGCACACCTGAAGCTGCACACCCAGTCAGGGGCTGAGCCTAATCTAGACCAACAGTCAGGTCCCCCCACTCCCCACAATGCCAGCAGAGGTGGCATTATTTTCCCCTTCCCTGGCTAGTGTCATAAGGACAGGACTCCAGGAATAAGGAAAtgaggggcaggggaggaaggagaggagaccCAGAGAGCCACAGTTAGGCCAGCAGCCACCCCTGGGTGTGGTGAGGGCAGAGCAGGGGTAGTTGGGGAGACACAGCAGGGAGTGTAGCCAGGACCTTCAACATCTCAGGGGAAAGGTCAAGGACAGAAAGAGAGCAGGAAAGAAATAATCTCACAGTTTCCAAGGCTGAAGCCCCAGTAATTGTCCAGGCCAGCCCTCGAGAATATTTTTGCCAGTTTGCAACGAGTGTAGATTTTGGACTCGGCGCCTGTGACCAGGCAGCCAATGAGGGTCAGAATGCCCGCAGCCTTCATCCTCAAAGCCTGCCGGAGACAGAACCTGCCAAAGAGCCGGAGAACAGGTCAGACGATCTTGATTCAGGAACTTCGAAATCCAGCATCGGTGACTGTGCACAGCCCTGCCTAGATGCTGCCTGTCACTTTGGTCATTCAGTGCCACCATCAGGGAAAACCGGCCACTCTACGGTCCAGGGAAGGAATGTGACTGCAGGCTGTCTCCTTAATGCTTTTCCATACAGTAACTTTCAAGTCAATGCTGTGTTCTCAGGGTTAAGTAAGTGAAAAAATTAACCTTCCTTAATACACATCCAGGTGAAAACCACAAGGGGCATTTTTaggatttctattttaattctatGAATGAAAAATAGAATACAGGGGTGAAACATTCCCTATACTGCTGACCCTTGAACATCATGGGTTTGAACTGCGTGGGTCCATTTATCCgtgaattttcttctgcctctgccaccccgagacagcaagaccaacccctcctcttcctcctccacctcagcctgctcAGTGTGAAGACCACCAGGATGAAgccctttatgatgatccacttccacttaacaaatagtaaatataatataatagtaaatatttactattaacaaatagttaatatttacaaatagtaaatatatcttctcttccttatgattttcttaataacattttcttttctctagcttactttattgtaagaatccAGTATAGACATAGAACgtacaaaatatgtgtttattggctgttcatgttattggtaaggcttccagtcagcAGTAGGCTATTAGTCGTTAAGCttctggggagtcaaaagttacatgcAGATTTTCAACTGAGCAGGCATTGGCACCCCGACCCCTACatttgttcaaggatcaactgggTGTGTAGAAACAGACACCCCATTTCAGCCAGAGATGAAATACACGTGGACCTGAATGGAAAACTTTAAGATTCATcgtctaggccaggcgcggtggctcacgcctgtaatcccggcactttgggaggccgagacgggcggatcacgaggtcaggagatcaagaccatcctggctaatgcggtgaaaccccgtctctactaaaaatacaaaaaaattagccgggtgtggtggcatgtgtctgtagtcccagctgctcgggaggctgaggcaggagaatggcgtgaacccaggaggctgagcttgcagtgagcggagattgcgccactgcactccagcctgggcgacagagcgagactccgcctcaaaaaaaaaaagattcatcgTTTGGGGGTTTATTGAAGGGTGAAGATTAAGCACctaatctttccttttcttttcttgatgcATTTCAAAATGTGGGAGCATTGCTTCCAAAGTACTAGTGTTTTATCTTAGATTGCAAATGCATTGCTTTGCTAAGCTTCACAACCAGTGCTCCGGGCGGCCTCCTAAAAGTCTGGCACCTGACTGGGGAGCAAGAGGGATGGAGGACAAAGCCTCATGAAAGGAGGAAAGCACCTGGGGGAGCAGAGGGACAATAAAGAGGCCCCCATAGAATCGTCTGAAATGGGAGTAGGATCAAGAGCGCTGTCTCCTGCTGCCTACTGATTTTCCACAATCTCCTCCCCTCTTAAAATAATGTCTTCCCCAAACACAACAGCCTTGCTGGGATGGGGTGAAGTGAAATTTCTGACAACTACTCGGGATCCTGAACTTGATGTTCTTACATATGTTCATCCCGTGTCATTTTCTGCACTTGCCTGGAAACTTCTCTAGTCATTAGTTTCTCTCCCTGGGGCTGGATTCCTGCATTGAAAGGCTAGGCCCAAAACAGGGATAAGTAGTCATCAGCAAGGCCACCGCACCGAGTAACAAGCAGGGCTTTAAGGTGACTAAGCAATAAGATAAGGAACTGCATTGCATGAGGGGCATGTACATTACAAACGTGAATAGCAAGCGTGGGCAAACCAGGCCCGCTTTTGtatgtaaagttttattgaaacatagcTACTCTCATCATTTGGTAATATATTGTTGGTGGCTGATTTCCTGctgcagtggcagagttgagtagctgtgtTAGAGGCTGTATAGACCACAAAGCCTAACATATTATTATCTGGCCCTTTTCAGAGAGATCATGCCAGTCCGTGGTGTACAGCATTGTGCTAAGCTGTGAGGGACAGACAAACGAGGTTTAAGATGCAGagcttaggctgggcatggtggcccacacctgtaatctcagcactttgtgagggtGAAAAGGGcaaattgcttgaagccaggagtttgagaccagcctgggcaacaaaggtaGACCTCTGTcactacaaaatacacaaaaattagccaggcatagtggtgtgtgacTGTGGTCCCacctgtttgggaggctgaggtgggaggatcttttaaggctgggaggttgaggctgttgtgagttgtgattgtgccactgcactccagcctgggcaacagagtgacatcctgtttcaaaaaaaaaaaaaaagatgcagagcTTACAAATAAGGTTGGTTTCCATCCTCTGCCTTAGAATGTTAACTGATCTCAAACAAGTCAAAACAAAACCCGTAG is a genomic window containing:
- the LYZL2 gene encoding lysozyme-like protein 2 isoform X1 codes for the protein MQDAPLSCLSPTKWSSVSSADSTEKSASAAGTRNLPFQFCLRQALRMKAAGILTLIGCLVTGAESKIYTRCKLAKIFSRAGLDNYWGFSLGNWICMAYYESGYNTTAQTVLDDGSIDYGIFQINSFAWCRRGKLKENNHCHVACSGKAGRNTVRGETCPTGKKTVRFPKLELDPGCFAATP
- the LYZL2 gene encoding lysozyme-like protein 2 isoform X2; translated protein: MQDAPLSCLSPTKWSSVSSADSTEKSASAAGTRNLPFQFCLRQALRMKAAGILTLIGCLVTGAESKIYTRCKLAKIFSRAGLDNYWGFSLGNWICMAYYESGYNTTAQTVLDDGSIDYGIFQINSFAWCRRGKLKENNHCHVACSESWLENRTNANWVIGREY
- the LYZL2 gene encoding lysozyme-like protein 2 precursor, which gives rise to MKAAGILTLIGCLVTGAESKIYTRCKLAKIFSRAGLDNYWGFSLGNWICMAYYESGYNTTAQTVLDDGSIDYGIFQINSFAWCRRGKLKENNHCHVACSALVTDDLTDAIICAKKIVKETQGMNYWQGWKKHCEGRDLSDWKKDCEVS